The Hymenobacter chitinivorans DSM 11115 genome contains a region encoding:
- a CDS encoding glycoside hydrolase 5 family protein has protein sequence MTKLLLFISLLLTCGSAYAQTPKARTKSPASSAAQAVGQRWTAEKAQAWYKAHTWISGANFTPSTAINQLEMWQADTFDPATIDRELGLAEGIGFNTMRVFLHSLAWKQDPKGFKARINAYLALADKHHIQTMFVFFDDCWNKQANTGAQPVPKPGIHNSGWLQDPGDPASRDSATFMALKPYVQDVLSTFKHDKRILLWDLYNEPGNSGKLTTSLPLLRNVFAWARAVNPDQPLSVGLWAWDFQALNTYQAQHSDVITYHSYDEVAIHQRLIELLETHGRPLICTEYMARPRNSRFATIMPMLKTQNVGAINWGLVDGKTNTKYQWDTPLPDGSEPAEWFHEVFRRDGTPYRKEETELIQKLNGK, from the coding sequence ATGACGAAGCTGCTACTGTTTATTTCCCTGCTACTGACCTGTGGCAGTGCTTATGCGCAAACGCCCAAGGCCCGGACTAAGAGCCCGGCCAGTAGCGCGGCTCAGGCCGTTGGGCAGCGCTGGACGGCGGAAAAGGCGCAGGCATGGTACAAGGCGCACACCTGGATAAGCGGCGCCAACTTTACGCCCAGCACGGCTATCAACCAGCTCGAAATGTGGCAGGCCGATACTTTCGACCCGGCCACCATTGACCGGGAGCTGGGCCTGGCCGAAGGAATTGGCTTCAACACGATGCGGGTTTTTCTGCACAGTCTGGCCTGGAAACAAGACCCCAAAGGATTCAAGGCGCGTATCAACGCCTATTTGGCCCTGGCCGACAAGCACCACATCCAGACGATGTTCGTCTTCTTCGACGACTGCTGGAACAAGCAGGCCAACACAGGAGCTCAGCCGGTGCCGAAACCCGGAATTCACAATTCTGGTTGGCTGCAGGACCCCGGCGACCCGGCTTCGCGGGACTCGGCCACCTTTATGGCGCTGAAACCCTACGTGCAGGATGTGCTCAGCACCTTCAAGCACGACAAGCGAATCTTACTCTGGGACTTATACAACGAGCCGGGTAACTCGGGCAAGCTCACTACTTCCCTGCCCCTGTTGCGCAACGTGTTTGCCTGGGCCCGGGCCGTAAATCCCGACCAGCCGCTGAGCGTGGGCCTGTGGGCCTGGGACTTTCAGGCTCTGAACACCTATCAGGCGCAGCACTCCGACGTCATCACCTACCACAGCTATGATGAAGTTGCTATTCATCAGCGGCTTATCGAGCTGCTGGAAACCCACGGCCGCCCCCTTATCTGCACTGAGTACATGGCGCGCCCCCGCAACTCGCGCTTTGCCACCATCATGCCCATGCTCAAAACCCAGAACGTGGGGGCCATCAACTGGGGGCTAGTGGATGGCAAAACGAATACTAAATACCAGTGGGACACACCCTTGCCCGACGGCAGCGAGCCAGCAGAGTGGTTTCACGAAGTATTTCGGCGTGACGGTACCCCATACCGCAAAGAGGAAACCGAGCTTATCCAGAAGCTAAACGGGAAGTAA
- a CDS encoding glycoside hydrolase family 43 protein, translated as MPSRRHFLQQAGSGLAALALHSQALARAAARTYTNPVYAGQFPDPFVLRHQGRYYAFGTTGQGRTTDGRIFTVLTSANLVDWKPVGGALTPPEGATGADFWAPEVLYHQGTFYMYYSVGGGAIGASVGHRLHVATSKTPQGPYAQVALLDVPDSKFTIDAHPFQDTDGQWYMFYARDFIDSANGYRPGTGLVVDRLVDMTRLAGESRTVMRARHDWTVFEKNRLMPLYGNRTFAEWHTLEGPFVRKHAGKYYCFYSGANFLTPRYGVDYCVADSIMGPYSDAGAEKGPRVLHAVAGHVRGPGHHSHVLSPDGKTEYLVYHAWDKAMKERQLCIDKLAWTAQGPRCQGPTYTPQPLP; from the coding sequence ATGCCCTCCCGTCGTCATTTCCTTCAGCAAGCCGGTAGTGGCCTGGCAGCTCTGGCCCTGCACAGCCAGGCCTTAGCGCGCGCCGCGGCCCGGACGTATACCAACCCAGTATACGCGGGGCAGTTTCCCGACCCTTTCGTGCTGCGTCATCAGGGGCGCTACTATGCTTTTGGCACTACCGGGCAAGGGCGGACAACTGATGGGCGCATTTTCACGGTCCTTACCTCGGCCAATCTGGTCGACTGGAAGCCGGTGGGAGGAGCTCTTACCCCGCCCGAAGGAGCCACCGGAGCCGATTTCTGGGCTCCGGAAGTGCTCTACCACCAGGGTACTTTCTACATGTACTATTCCGTGGGTGGCGGCGCTATCGGTGCCTCCGTAGGGCACCGGCTGCACGTGGCAACCAGCAAAACCCCGCAGGGTCCCTACGCGCAAGTTGCCCTACTCGACGTGCCCGACAGCAAGTTTACCATTGATGCTCACCCGTTTCAGGACACGGACGGGCAGTGGTATATGTTCTACGCCCGCGACTTTATTGATTCTGCTAATGGCTACCGCCCCGGTACTGGCCTGGTCGTCGACCGCCTCGTCGATATGACCCGCCTGGCCGGGGAAAGCCGTACGGTGATGCGCGCCCGCCACGACTGGACGGTGTTCGAAAAAAACCGCCTTATGCCGCTCTACGGCAACCGCACCTTTGCCGAGTGGCACACCCTGGAAGGTCCTTTCGTGCGCAAACACGCCGGCAAGTACTACTGCTTCTACAGCGGGGCTAACTTCCTGACGCCCCGCTACGGAGTCGACTACTGCGTGGCCGATTCTATTATGGGCCCGTACTCGGATGCCGGCGCTGAAAAAGGACCCCGGGTGTTGCACGCCGTGGCAGGACACGTGCGCGGGCCGGGGCATCATTCCCACGTTTTAAGCCCGGACGGTAAAACGGAGTACCTGGTTTACCATGCCTGGGACAAGGCCATGAAGGAGCGGCAGCTTTGCATCGACAAGCTGGCCTGGACAGCCCAGGGGCCTCGCTGCCAGGGACCTACCTACACGCCCCAGCCGCTACCCTAG
- a CDS encoding LacI family DNA-binding transcriptional regulator, with product MRKTLRILYPELFFHFQFITVVARTKASISDLAKQLGVSVSTVSRALSDHPTISAATKKKVWKLAQELHYQPNHMAAGLRKGRSNLLGVIVPHIDGHFFTMVVKGIETVATKAGFNVMICQSNEDVKHEQKNIESLLSAQVEGILVSLARNTLDSRHFDKVRKQEIPLVFFDRVLDGLDVSAVVIDDREGGYQSTKHLLAQGCRRIAHFGGPLHLNIYKNRRLGYIDALLEAGLPVDEELIYHCDMTQEDGVTGMQRMLQLKKRPDAIFSASDFSIVGALQELKRQGLRVPQDIALSGFSNETFTSMTEPMLTTVDQRCEQMGQAAVRLFLEMLEERSALFSPRRIVLQPDLLIRGSSLRAVKEAVGK from the coding sequence TTGCGTAAAACGTTGCGCATCCTGTACCCCGAGCTGTTTTTTCATTTTCAATTTATTACGGTTGTGGCCCGCACAAAAGCTTCTATTTCAGATCTGGCGAAGCAGCTGGGAGTTTCGGTTTCTACCGTTTCCCGGGCCCTGAGCGACCATCCCACCATCAGTGCGGCCACCAAGAAAAAGGTTTGGAAGCTGGCTCAGGAGCTGCACTACCAGCCCAACCACATGGCGGCGGGCCTCCGCAAAGGCCGCAGCAACCTGCTCGGCGTAATTGTGCCCCATATCGATGGTCATTTCTTTACCATGGTCGTCAAGGGCATTGAAACCGTAGCCACCAAGGCGGGTTTCAACGTGATGATCTGCCAGTCGAATGAGGATGTGAAGCACGAGCAGAAAAACATCGAGTCCTTGCTCAGTGCCCAGGTCGAGGGTATTCTGGTGTCGTTGGCGCGCAACACGCTTGACTCCCGGCATTTCGACAAGGTGCGCAAGCAGGAAATACCCCTGGTATTCTTCGACCGGGTGCTCGACGGGCTCGACGTCAGCGCGGTGGTGATTGACGACCGGGAAGGGGGGTACCAGTCGACGAAGCACCTGCTGGCCCAGGGCTGCCGCCGGATTGCGCATTTTGGCGGTCCGCTGCACCTGAATATCTACAAAAACCGGCGCCTGGGCTATATCGACGCGCTGCTGGAGGCCGGCCTGCCCGTGGACGAGGAGCTGATTTACCACTGCGACATGACCCAGGAAGACGGCGTCACGGGTATGCAGCGCATGCTGCAACTGAAGAAGCGCCCGGACGCCATTTTTTCCGCCAGTGACTTTTCCATTGTGGGCGCCTTGCAGGAGTTGAAGCGGCAGGGGCTGCGGGTACCTCAGGACATTGCGCTGTCCGGGTTCAGCAACGAGACGTTCACCTCCATGACGGAACCCATGCTGACTACCGTGGATCAGCGCTGTGAGCAGATGGGGCAGGCAGCCGTGCGGCTGTTTCTGGAAATGCTGGAGGAGCGCAGCGCCCTGTTTTCGCCCCGCCGCATTGTGCTCCAGCCCGATTTATTGATTCGGGGCTCGTCCTTGCGGGCGGTGAAGGAGGCAGTGGGGAAGTAG
- a CDS encoding ParA family protein, translating to MGKIIAVANQKGGVGKTTSAINLAASLAALEYRTLLVDADPQANATSGVGFDPKDIENSIYECMVDGINAQDIILNTNILPHLDLMPSHIDLVGAEVEMINLPNREEKMKDALRPLIDQYDFIIIDCSPSLGLITVNALTAAHSVIVPVQCEYFALEGLGKLLNTIKIIQSRLNEELEIEGILLTMYDVRLRLSNQVVEEVKLHFQQLVFDTIIPRNVKLSESPSFGIPVILHDAESKGSISYLNLAREIVEKNVEAAGAPEATEGEAA from the coding sequence ATGGGAAAAATCATTGCGGTAGCCAATCAGAAGGGCGGAGTAGGCAAAACCACTTCGGCCATCAACCTGGCGGCCAGTCTGGCGGCGCTGGAGTACCGGACGCTCCTGGTGGATGCCGATCCGCAGGCTAACGCCACCTCGGGCGTGGGCTTCGACCCGAAGGACATCGAGAACAGCATCTACGAGTGCATGGTGGATGGCATCAATGCCCAGGACATTATCCTGAACACCAACATTCTGCCCCACCTCGACCTGATGCCCTCCCACATCGACCTCGTCGGGGCCGAAGTGGAGATGATCAACCTGCCCAACCGCGAGGAGAAGATGAAGGACGCCCTGCGCCCCCTCATCGACCAGTACGACTTCATCATCATCGACTGCTCCCCATCCCTGGGCCTGATTACGGTGAATGCCCTCACGGCCGCCCACTCGGTGATTGTGCCCGTGCAGTGCGAGTATTTCGCCCTCGAAGGCCTGGGCAAGCTGCTCAACACCATCAAGATCATCCAGAGCCGCCTCAACGAAGAGCTGGAAATTGAGGGTATCCTGCTCACGATGTACGACGTGCGCCTGCGCCTCTCCAACCAGGTAGTGGAGGAAGTAAAGCTCCACTTCCAGCAGCTCGTCTTCGATACTATCATTCCGCGCAACGTGAAGCTCTCGGAGTCGCCCTCGTTCGGCATTCCCGTTATCCTGCACGACGCCGAAAGCAAAGGCAGCATCAGCTACCTCAATCTGGCCCGCGAAATCGTGGAAAAGAACGTGGAAGCCGCCGGCGCCCCCGAAGCTACCGAAGGCGAAGCGGCGTAA
- a CDS encoding metal-dependent hydrolase — protein sequence MNLTYYGHASFLLETGGSKILFDPFIRPNPLAKDIDVAAIQADYIFLSHGHGDHVADTVEIAQNTGAELLGMVELLSWFGEKGLKATYQMNLGGSIKLPFGTVKLVAAAHSSSLPDGSYAGLAAGFIIESEGKTLYFAGDTALTYDMKLIGERYQLDAALLPIGDHFTMGIDDALVAADWTGTSKIIGMHFDTFPPIAIDHASAKAKAEAAGKELVLMRVGETITL from the coding sequence ATGAACCTGACGTACTACGGCCACGCAAGCTTCCTGCTCGAAACCGGTGGCAGTAAAATCCTCTTCGACCCCTTCATCCGGCCTAACCCGCTGGCCAAGGACATCGACGTAGCCGCCATTCAGGCCGACTACATCTTCCTCAGCCACGGCCACGGCGACCATGTGGCCGACACCGTCGAAATTGCCCAGAACACCGGCGCCGAGCTGCTGGGTATGGTGGAGCTGCTGAGCTGGTTTGGGGAGAAAGGCCTCAAGGCGACCTACCAGATGAACCTGGGCGGCTCCATCAAGCTGCCTTTCGGGACGGTGAAGCTGGTGGCTGCGGCCCACAGCTCCTCCCTGCCCGACGGCTCCTACGCCGGTCTGGCCGCGGGTTTCATCATCGAGTCGGAAGGCAAGACCCTGTACTTTGCCGGCGACACGGCCCTGACCTACGACATGAAGCTCATCGGCGAGCGGTACCAGCTCGACGCGGCCCTGCTGCCCATCGGTGACCATTTCACGATGGGCATCGACGACGCGCTAGTAGCGGCCGACTGGACCGGCACGAGCAAAATCATTGGCATGCACTTCGACACCTTCCCCCCCATTGCCATCGACCACGCCAGCGCCAAGGCCAAGGCCGAAGCCGCCGGTAAGGAGCTGGTGCTGATGCGGGTTGGTGAAACGATTACTTTATAG
- a CDS encoding ABC transporter substrate-binding protein — MLLSVRRFAGYVVPLLTALAGCGRSDQATDARRVFRYNQPEALTSLDPAFSNKQANIWAVTQLYNGLVELDSTLQPVPSLARRYEISADGRHYTFHLRPGVRFHDAEVFAGGKGRAVVAQDFVYSFKRLLDAPTASPGGWIFRGKVLSTAGGEPSDTCFVAVNDSTLRIHLQAPFIPFLGILAMPYAYVVPREAVAKYGKDFREHPVGTGPFRFKEWDEGNAIIYHRNPTYWKKDEQGRQLPYVDAVQISFIQDRKTEFLTFMQGKLDFLSGIRAGSRDLIMHPDGTVREDFRGKFRLQKAPYLNTEYLGFQLDPANLRGDAASPALRDVRVRQALSYALNKPELLAYFLNNVGVPGHSGFVPSSLPSYSEQLVPGYTYQPQKARELLRAAGFGPQNPLKLRLGTVAERKEVCEYLQKKWAEVGVQVSIEVNQSAAQQEMVDNGRAAFFTKSWLGDYPDAENYLALFYSKNFAPAGPNKTHFKSAEYDRLYEQAIREQDVARRYALYQQMDRMVVAQAPVIPLYYDQVVRLTQNNVRGLTPNPMNQLVLERVRKE, encoded by the coding sequence ATGCTGTTGTCTGTCCGCCGTTTTGCCGGTTATGTTGTCCCGTTGCTCACGGCGTTAGCCGGCTGCGGCCGTAGCGACCAAGCTACCGACGCGCGGCGGGTTTTCCGCTACAACCAGCCCGAGGCGCTGACTTCCCTGGACCCGGCTTTTTCCAACAAGCAGGCCAACATCTGGGCCGTGACCCAGCTCTACAACGGCTTGGTGGAGCTGGACTCGACTTTACAGCCGGTGCCCTCCCTGGCCCGGCGCTACGAAATATCGGCCGACGGCCGGCACTACACCTTCCACCTGCGGCCGGGCGTACGGTTTCACGACGCGGAAGTCTTCGCCGGCGGTAAGGGCCGGGCGGTGGTAGCCCAGGACTTCGTGTATAGCTTCAAACGGTTGCTCGACGCGCCCACGGCCAGCCCCGGCGGCTGGATTTTCCGGGGCAAGGTGCTTTCAACAGCGGGTGGGGAGCCGTCGGATACCTGCTTCGTGGCCGTGAACGACTCCACGCTGCGCATTCATTTGCAGGCGCCGTTTATTCCGTTTCTCGGGATTCTGGCCATGCCCTACGCCTACGTGGTGCCCCGGGAGGCGGTGGCCAAGTACGGTAAGGACTTCCGGGAGCACCCGGTGGGGACGGGCCCGTTCCGGTTCAAGGAGTGGGACGAGGGCAACGCCATTATCTACCACCGCAACCCGACCTACTGGAAAAAGGACGAGCAGGGCCGGCAGCTGCCCTACGTCGATGCCGTGCAGATCAGCTTTATCCAGGACCGCAAAACCGAGTTCCTGACCTTTATGCAGGGCAAGCTCGACTTTCTCTCGGGCATCCGGGCTGGCTCGCGGGACCTTATCATGCACCCCGACGGCACCGTGCGAGAAGACTTCCGGGGCAAGTTTCGCCTGCAAAAGGCACCCTACCTGAACACCGAGTACCTGGGCTTCCAGCTGGACCCGGCCAACCTGCGCGGGGACGCGGCCAGCCCGGCCCTGCGCGACGTGCGGGTGCGGCAGGCGTTGAGCTACGCCCTCAACAAGCCCGAGCTGCTGGCCTATTTCCTCAATAACGTGGGCGTGCCGGGTCATTCGGGCTTCGTGCCCTCGTCGCTGCCCTCGTACAGTGAACAGCTGGTGCCGGGCTACACCTACCAGCCCCAGAAAGCCCGGGAGCTGCTGCGGGCCGCCGGTTTCGGGCCCCAGAACCCCCTGAAGCTGCGGCTGGGCACGGTGGCCGAGCGCAAGGAAGTGTGCGAGTACCTGCAGAAGAAGTGGGCCGAGGTGGGCGTGCAGGTCAGTATCGAGGTGAACCAGTCGGCGGCCCAGCAGGAAATGGTCGACAACGGTCGGGCGGCCTTCTTCACCAAAAGCTGGCTGGGCGACTACCCCGACGCGGAAAACTACCTGGCCCTGTTCTACAGCAAGAACTTCGCCCCGGCCGGGCCCAACAAAACCCACTTCAAGAGCGCCGAGTACGACCGGCTCTACGAGCAGGCTATCCGGGAGCAGGACGTGGCCCGGCGCTACGCCCTCTACCAGCAGATGGACCGGATGGTGGTGGCCCAGGCGCCGGTCATTCCGCTGTATTACGACCAGGTAGTGCGCCTGACTCAGAACAACGTCCGGGGCCTCACGCCCAACCCCATGAACCAGCTGGTGCTGGAGCGGGTGCGCAAGGAATAG
- a CDS encoding sporulation-delaying protein SdpB family protein — MFILDKITRLRTRFERNSPFGLTFALARALLALSTLLTLAVNTTDTLFPASLLKATPRSYVDSITLYHTLFYQNLVGYKLFALLILAAVISGWRPRITGVLHWWVSYTFFMTSDLVDGGDQINAILCLILVPLTLLDSRPNHWNFSVLAQQATPYKNIVGNSLISLAGVQMCYLYFQAAVDKLKVSQWVDGTSLYYWTTHNVFGAPDWLQTILHPITHNGVTLLLTTWLVLVLEALLAAAIVMGKSRKLSLLAVGIVFHLGIALTHGLISFFFSMSGGLVLYLLPRHKKYNVRFTEVRGWLVELLAALTGSLRNWKLQGASLLTEPSLLKRFGAALAKPKKALPR; from the coding sequence ATGTTTATCCTGGATAAGATTACCCGCTTACGGACCCGCTTTGAGCGCAACAGCCCTTTCGGGCTCACTTTTGCGCTGGCCCGGGCCCTGCTCGCGCTGAGCACCCTGCTGACGCTGGCGGTCAACACCACCGATACCCTGTTCCCGGCCAGCCTGCTCAAGGCTACCCCGCGCAGCTACGTCGATTCCATTACGCTTTATCACACGCTGTTCTACCAAAACCTGGTAGGCTATAAACTATTCGCCCTGCTGATTCTGGCGGCCGTTATCAGCGGCTGGCGCCCCCGCATCACCGGCGTTTTGCACTGGTGGGTATCCTACACCTTTTTCATGACCAGTGACTTGGTGGATGGCGGTGACCAGATCAATGCTATTCTGTGCCTGATCCTGGTACCGCTAACCTTGCTGGACAGCCGCCCCAACCACTGGAATTTCTCCGTTTTGGCCCAGCAAGCCACGCCCTACAAGAATATAGTGGGCAACAGTCTCATCAGCCTGGCCGGCGTGCAAATGTGCTACCTATACTTCCAGGCTGCCGTCGATAAACTCAAGGTCAGCCAGTGGGTTGACGGCACCTCGCTCTACTACTGGACGACGCACAACGTGTTTGGGGCTCCCGATTGGTTACAGACGATTCTGCATCCCATCACCCACAATGGCGTAACGCTGCTGCTCACCACCTGGCTGGTTTTGGTGCTGGAAGCCCTGCTGGCAGCGGCTATCGTAATGGGCAAATCCCGTAAGCTTTCTTTGCTGGCGGTGGGCATCGTTTTCCACCTTGGCATTGCCCTCACGCACGGCCTGATCAGCTTTTTCTTTTCCATGAGTGGCGGCCTGGTGCTGTATTTGCTGCCCCGCCACAAAAAATACAACGTGCGCTTTACCGAGGTGCGCGGCTGGCTAGTCGAGCTGCTCGCCGCCCTCACTGGCAGCCTGCGAAACTGGAAACTCCAGGGCGCCTCGCTGCTGACTGAGCCGAGCTTACTCAAACGCTTTGGCGCTGCCCTGGCCAAGCCGAAAAAGGCCCTGCCCCGCTAG
- a CDS encoding SdpA family antimicrobial peptide system protein, translating into MNKTLYLTLCLALNAFLIFCVAASTTNTSIGKKSILNSEIKMLVPEGWGFFTKNPQEDIVDIYLVDNKNLHRVVYQSGSYHNVFGLSRKYRRLEAEREILQSQITKDKWTYTKPVSASDIRQHTTIVSATAAVRNLRGTYLLCKTKRIPWAWASLKANCHTLTQYTYVTVKG; encoded by the coding sequence ATGAATAAGACTCTATACCTAACGCTGTGTTTAGCGCTAAATGCGTTCCTGATATTCTGCGTGGCCGCCAGTACAACGAATACCAGCATTGGTAAAAAATCAATTCTGAATTCGGAAATTAAAATGCTGGTACCCGAGGGCTGGGGCTTTTTCACAAAAAATCCGCAGGAAGATATTGTCGACATTTATCTGGTCGACAATAAGAATCTGCACCGGGTAGTGTACCAAAGCGGCAGCTACCACAATGTATTTGGCCTGAGCCGCAAATACCGGCGCTTGGAGGCCGAACGAGAAATACTCCAAAGCCAGATTACCAAGGACAAATGGACGTACACCAAACCCGTGTCCGCCTCCGATATCCGCCAGCACACCACAATAGTTAGCGCCACCGCGGCCGTCAGAAATCTGCGCGGCACTTATTTACTCTGCAAGACCAAGCGCATTCCCTGGGCCTGGGCTTCCCTGAAAGCGAATTGCCATACCCTGACGCAGTACACCTACGTGACTGTAAAAGGCTGA
- a CDS encoding TonB-dependent receptor, with translation MPHRYWLLLLFFFWLTLPLRAQTTGQISGTVRDRATQEALPGVTVVLEGTDFGTATDEQGRYKLAGVPTGSYNLRASFVGYEALLRSNVSVTSGNANIINLELSAGAKQLGEVTVTASRAIRVATAETPLSVQRLNTEEIKTFPGGNFDISKVVQSLPGVGGGGTGGTAGFRNDIIIRGGAPNENVYYLDGIEVPVINHFATQGSTGGPAGILNVSFIEDVTLSSSAFEARYDNALSSVLQFRQRDGNPERVQGNVRLSGTEVAGTLEGPLAKNTTFLVSLRRSYLQLLFQALDLPIRPNYWDSQFKVTTKLSDKTTLTALGLGALDHFELAVPRNSSPDKEYVLRSTPTYDQWNYTTGLALRHLLPNGYLNVALSRTQLENKLDLFEAGKSKDEANRVLLTRSGETENKLRLDLNHAVGRWQYAYGASGQLIHYDNRFQRRLRNEVWDGQGQVLSPEVTVRFASDLDFVRFGLFAQATRTLLPSGRLTLSAGVRADGNSFTTGGANLLRTLSPRVSAAYALTDKLNLTASVGRYYKIPPSTILGFRDNAGTLVNQGNRYIRADHYVAGLELLPRPNTRFTLEGFYKKYSHYPVSVRDGISLANLGGDFTALGNEAVTSTGRGRTYGAEFFFQQKLTRKTFAVVSYTVFRSEFSGLDGRYRPSAWDSRHLVSGLLGRKLGRNWELGLKYRFAAGSPYTPFDLEASRQNYSAIGTGILDYSRLNTLRLGSFQQVDFRLDKKYNFRRLTLDFYLDVQNVLLAKSPATPSYSFQRTEDNSAFVTTDGQPLRPDGTNALPILIDNESALVTPTIGFIVEF, from the coding sequence ATGCCCCACCGCTACTGGTTGCTCCTGCTTTTCTTTTTTTGGCTCACCCTGCCGCTCCGGGCCCAAACCACCGGGCAAATCAGCGGGACGGTGCGCGACCGGGCCACCCAGGAAGCCTTGCCCGGCGTGACGGTAGTGCTGGAAGGCACTGACTTCGGCACCGCCACCGACGAGCAGGGCCGCTACAAGCTGGCCGGCGTGCCCACGGGCTCCTACAACCTGCGGGCTTCGTTTGTGGGCTACGAAGCCCTGCTGCGCAGCAACGTGAGCGTGACCAGCGGCAACGCTAACATCATCAACCTGGAGCTCAGCGCCGGGGCCAAGCAGCTGGGCGAGGTTACGGTGACGGCCAGCCGGGCCATTCGGGTGGCCACGGCCGAAACTCCGCTCAGCGTGCAGCGCCTCAACACCGAGGAAATCAAGACCTTTCCCGGCGGCAACTTCGACATCTCCAAGGTGGTGCAGAGCCTGCCCGGCGTGGGTGGGGGCGGCACCGGCGGCACGGCCGGCTTCCGCAACGACATCATCATCCGGGGTGGGGCGCCCAACGAAAACGTGTACTACCTCGACGGTATCGAGGTGCCCGTCATCAACCACTTTGCCACCCAGGGCAGCACCGGCGGCCCGGCCGGTATTCTTAACGTGTCGTTTATTGAGGACGTGACGCTGAGCTCCTCGGCTTTCGAGGCCCGCTACGACAACGCCCTAAGCAGCGTGCTGCAGTTCCGGCAGCGCGACGGCAACCCCGAGCGGGTGCAGGGCAACGTGCGCCTGAGCGGGACGGAGGTAGCCGGCACCCTGGAAGGTCCGCTGGCGAAGAATACCACCTTCCTGGTGTCCTTGCGCCGCTCGTATCTGCAGCTGCTTTTCCAGGCCCTCGACCTGCCCATCCGGCCCAACTACTGGGACTCGCAATTCAAGGTGACCACCAAGCTCTCCGACAAAACCACGCTGACGGCCCTGGGGCTGGGCGCCCTGGACCACTTCGAGCTGGCCGTCCCGCGCAACTCCTCGCCCGATAAGGAGTACGTGCTGCGCTCCACACCCACCTACGACCAGTGGAACTACACCACCGGCCTGGCCCTGCGCCACTTGCTGCCCAACGGCTACCTGAACGTGGCCCTGAGCCGGACCCAGCTCGAAAACAAGCTCGATTTGTTTGAGGCCGGTAAAAGTAAGGACGAAGCCAACCGGGTGCTGCTGACCCGCTCGGGCGAAACCGAGAACAAGCTGCGCCTCGACCTAAACCACGCCGTGGGCCGCTGGCAATACGCCTACGGGGCCAGCGGCCAGCTGATTCACTACGACAACCGCTTCCAGCGCCGCCTGCGCAACGAGGTCTGGGACGGGCAGGGCCAGGTGCTGAGCCCGGAAGTCACGGTGCGGTTTGCCTCCGACCTGGACTTCGTGCGCTTCGGCCTCTTTGCCCAGGCCACCCGCACCCTGCTGCCCTCGGGCCGGCTCACCCTCTCGGCCGGAGTACGGGCCGATGGCAACTCCTTCACCACCGGCGGGGCCAACCTGCTGCGCACCCTCTCGCCCCGGGTGTCGGCCGCCTACGCCCTGACCGATAAGCTGAACCTGACCGCCTCGGTGGGCCGCTACTACAAGATTCCGCCCTCCACCATCCTGGGCTTCCGCGACAACGCCGGCACGCTCGTCAACCAGGGCAACCGCTACATCCGCGCCGACCACTACGTAGCGGGCCTGGAGCTGCTGCCCCGGCCCAACACCCGCTTCACTCTGGAAGGCTTCTACAAAAAGTACAGCCACTACCCGGTGAGTGTGCGCGACGGTATTTCGCTGGCCAACCTGGGCGGCGACTTCACGGCCCTCGGCAACGAGGCTGTGACCAGCACCGGCCGGGGCCGCACCTACGGGGCCGAGTTCTTCTTCCAGCAGAAGCTGACCCGCAAAACCTTCGCCGTGGTGTCGTACACCGTGTTCCGCAGCGAGTTTAGCGGCCTGGACGGGCGCTACCGGCCCTCGGCCTGGGACTCCCGCCACCTCGTCTCGGGGCTGCTGGGGCGCAAGCTGGGCCGCAACTGGGAGCTGGGTCTCAAGTACCGCTTTGCCGCCGGCTCACCCTACACGCCCTTCGACTTGGAGGCCTCCCGCCAGAACTATTCGGCCATCGGCACCGGTATTCTCGACTACAGTCGGCTCAACACCCTGCGCCTGGGTTCCTTCCAGCAGGTTGATTTCCGCCTCGACAAGAAGTACAACTTCCGCCGCCTGACCCTGGACTTCTACCTCGACGTGCAGAATGTGCTCCTGGCCAAGTCGCCGGCCACGCCCAGCTACAGCTTCCAGCGCACGGAGGATAACTCGGCCTTCGTCACCACCGACGGCCAGCCCCTGCGCCCCGACGGCACCAACGCCCTACCCATCCTCATCGACAACGAAAGCGCCCTGGTAACGCCCACCATCGGCTTTATCGTCGAGTTTTAG